A genomic region of Pseudoalteromonas piscicida contains the following coding sequences:
- the tyrR gene encoding transcriptional regulator TyrR: MRLEIHCADRIGIAQEILNILVSYRVDLKGIEVDSVNCRMYVSFPPIEFEQFQKIMPEIRLIDGVEDVRTTAFLPSEREHNELNTLLSALPDGVISIDAKGWVRHCNDAACRDLNMVEKEVIGANINNLLKGFNFTRWLEGKEVLGQTTRVEVGGEDFIADILPISVPQGIEGDVLAGAVINIKSQSRLGQQVSAFRRYGQESFATIHNHSTAMRRVVREARKMAQLEAPILITGETGTGKELLARACHYASNRSLKPFIALSCASLPDDVAESELFGYAGYEENAAPKRGVLEQADGGTVFLDEVGEMSTQLQTKLLRFLQDGTFRKVGDENEVKVNVRIIAATQKDLPAMVQEGVFREDLYYRINVLTLEISPLRDRKADIGPLAEHFVQKYAQQNGHPAPTLARECIEFLESYPWPGNVRQLENAIYRAVSLLDDKELRTEHLNLPTFTHDLGYLESDFEGTLDQAVKRFEATLLRKLYPAYPSSRQLAKRLGLSHTAVANKLREYGINRKTVKV, translated from the coding sequence ATGCGTCTAGAGATACATTGCGCTGACCGTATTGGTATTGCCCAAGAAATTCTCAATATCTTGGTGAGTTACCGTGTCGATTTGAAAGGTATAGAAGTCGATTCAGTAAATTGTCGAATGTACGTGAGCTTTCCACCCATCGAATTTGAACAGTTTCAGAAGATTATGCCTGAGATCCGCTTAATCGATGGTGTTGAAGATGTTCGTACCACAGCGTTTTTACCGTCAGAACGTGAGCATAATGAGCTGAATACCTTGCTCAGTGCATTACCTGATGGTGTAATTTCTATCGACGCTAAAGGCTGGGTACGTCATTGCAATGACGCAGCTTGTCGCGACCTTAACATGGTTGAAAAGGAAGTGATCGGTGCCAACATTAACAACCTTTTGAAAGGGTTTAACTTTACCCGTTGGTTAGAAGGTAAAGAGGTGTTAGGCCAGACAACCCGTGTAGAAGTGGGTGGGGAAGATTTTATTGCTGATATTTTGCCAATTTCGGTGCCCCAAGGGATCGAAGGCGATGTATTAGCCGGTGCGGTGATTAACATTAAATCGCAGTCGCGATTAGGACAACAAGTCAGTGCGTTTCGTCGTTATGGCCAAGAAAGTTTTGCGACGATTCATAACCACAGCACAGCCATGCGTAGAGTCGTGCGTGAAGCCAGAAAAATGGCACAGCTAGAAGCGCCAATTCTGATCACAGGTGAAACTGGTACGGGTAAGGAGCTATTGGCTAGAGCATGTCATTATGCGTCTAACCGTTCGTTAAAGCCGTTTATTGCGCTTTCTTGTGCTTCGCTGCCAGATGACGTTGCCGAGTCTGAGCTTTTTGGTTATGCAGGCTATGAAGAAAATGCAGCGCCAAAACGTGGTGTATTAGAACAGGCTGATGGTGGCACGGTATTCCTTGACGAAGTGGGTGAAATGTCAACCCAGTTACAAACTAAGTTACTGCGTTTCTTACAAGACGGCACGTTCCGAAAAGTCGGTGACGAGAATGAAGTTAAGGTTAATGTTCGCATCATAGCTGCAACGCAAAAAGACTTGCCTGCCATGGTTCAAGAGGGCGTATTTAGAGAAGACCTTTACTATCGCATTAACGTACTAACGCTTGAAATTTCTCCACTGAGAGATAGAAAAGCAGATATCGGGCCTTTGGCTGAACATTTTGTACAAAAATATGCCCAACAAAATGGTCATCCAGCGCCAACACTTGCTAGAGAATGTATTGAGTTTTTAGAGAGTTACCCTTGGCCTGGTAATGTGAGGCAGCTAGAAAACGCCATTTATCGTGCAGTTTCGTTGCTTGATGATAAAGAGCTTCGTACTGAGCATCTAAACTTACCGACCTTTACCCATGACTTAGGTTATTTGGAGTCTGATTTTGAAGGGACGTTGGACCAAGCGGTGAAGCGATTTGAAGCAACCTTGTTGCGCAAGCTTTACCCCGCTTATCCGAGTTCAAGGCAATTGGCTAAACGTTTGGGATTAAGCCACACAGCCGTAGCCAACAAGCTGCGTGAGTATGGGATAAATAGAAAAACAGTCAAAGTATGA
- a CDS encoding acyl-CoA thioesterase produces the protein MNLYFRLLLLFWRIRQNKQTADSILSPIDIEYRALPSDCDINMHLTNSRYLAFMDLARTWMTERVGLFAAVMKRRWFPIVNATAITYIRDIKPLQKFTITTKVVGWDHKYFYIEQRFHSKRGLHAIAYVRGVFKRKGGVVAVEEMLEVAGFDGEVPILSPEIMHWKAMLEAKKNSNL, from the coding sequence ATGAATTTATATTTTCGTTTACTGCTGCTGTTTTGGAGAATAAGACAGAATAAACAAACAGCAGATTCCATTTTGTCTCCGATAGATATTGAGTACCGCGCCCTGCCAAGCGATTGCGATATCAATATGCACTTGACTAATTCACGATACCTCGCATTTATGGACTTAGCACGCACTTGGATGACAGAGCGAGTTGGGTTATTTGCAGCTGTGATGAAACGCCGCTGGTTTCCAATTGTGAACGCAACGGCGATTACTTATATTCGCGATATCAAGCCGCTGCAAAAATTTACCATTACCACTAAGGTGGTGGGATGGGATCACAAATACTTTTACATTGAACAGCGCTTTCATTCTAAGCGTGGACTGCACGCGATTGCATATGTGCGTGGGGTATTCAAACGTAAGGGCGGTGTAGTTGCGGTCGAAGAAATGCTAGAAGTGGCTGGGTTTGACGGTGAGGTACCTATTTTATCTCCTGAGATTATGCATTGGAAAGCCATGTTAGAGGCAAAGAAAAACAGTAATCTATAA
- a CDS encoding OmpW/AlkL family protein, protein MKTLSAALLSTLLVAAPFAHANFSVNVGAINVNPDNSASAIDQDNSLGLVADSNTQLGITLDYHYSDNIVFELVAATPFSHTVDGAGGLAGAEIADIKHLPPTLLAQYHFFDASAKFRPFIGAGLNYTVFFDEEPSAALKATLKTNDVEVDLDSSFGIALQIGFNYDLNEKWGLHGMISKMDINTDATVYANGVKALTSDVELDPVVAMFGVKYKF, encoded by the coding sequence ATGAAAACTTTAAGCGCTGCACTTTTATCTACTCTGCTAGTTGCTGCTCCCTTCGCACACGCAAATTTCAGTGTTAATGTTGGTGCTATTAACGTAAACCCTGACAATTCGGCTTCTGCAATTGATCAAGATAACTCTCTTGGTCTAGTTGCTGACTCAAATACTCAGCTAGGTATCACGCTTGACTACCACTACAGCGATAACATCGTATTTGAACTGGTTGCGGCAACACCATTTTCTCACACAGTTGACGGTGCTGGTGGCTTAGCAGGTGCTGAAATCGCTGACATTAAACACTTGCCACCAACATTACTTGCACAGTATCACTTCTTTGATGCAAGCGCTAAGTTTCGTCCATTTATCGGTGCAGGTCTGAACTACACAGTATTCTTCGATGAAGAGCCAAGTGCAGCACTGAAAGCAACACTAAAAACTAACGACGTAGAAGTTGATTTGGATAGCTCTTTTGGTATTGCATTACAAATTGGTTTTAACTACGACTTAAATGAAAAGTGGGGTCTGCATGGCATGATCTCTAAAATGGACATTAATACCGATGCAACTGTTTACGCTAACGGCGTAAAGGCACTAACATCTGACGTAGAGCTAGACCCTGTTGTAGCAATGTTCGGTGTGAAATATAAGTTCTAA
- the dapE gene encoding succinyl-diaminopimelate desuccinylase has product MSLATQYQNLSTSYATEILTRLIQAPSVTPYDAGTIAFMSEQLAALGFTIEQFEVQGVKNLIASYRFSQGPTFAFSGHVDVVPANNKGWIVPPFSAQIIDGVMYGRGAADMKGGVAAMLAATKTLLQHREKLRGSFYWLLTSDEEGEAEFGSKLIAERLAENGIELDACLVGEPTSHQVVGDTVKNGRRGAISGRIQVKGRAGHVAYPEQTINAAHIAGQLVSQLALLPWWKDEAGSQTTLQVTGITVPNIVDNLVPAECEITFNIRYSHAYKSQEVVHYIQESLAKSGAMLAISWERPCESFYTGAKQENCFLTLVEQAIQETTGQYPSLSTAGGTSDGRFFATGKTQVIECGVKNDSIHQVNEHLSLSDLHAIEKIYLSVLNRFFKKVENF; this is encoded by the coding sequence ATGTCACTAGCAACACAGTATCAAAACCTCAGTACTTCATACGCGACAGAGATATTAACGCGTTTGATCCAAGCGCCTTCGGTTACGCCTTATGATGCAGGCACTATCGCATTCATGTCAGAGCAACTCGCCGCGCTGGGCTTTACTATTGAGCAGTTTGAGGTGCAGGGAGTAAAAAACTTAATTGCAAGTTATCGCTTCTCTCAAGGACCAACCTTTGCTTTTTCTGGTCATGTGGATGTCGTGCCTGCAAATAATAAAGGCTGGATTGTGCCACCATTTAGTGCGCAGATTATTGATGGCGTGATGTATGGACGTGGTGCTGCGGATATGAAAGGTGGCGTTGCCGCAATGCTTGCTGCAACCAAAACATTACTACAGCATCGTGAAAAATTACGAGGAAGCTTTTACTGGTTGCTCACTTCTGATGAGGAAGGTGAGGCGGAGTTTGGTTCTAAATTGATTGCAGAGCGATTAGCTGAAAATGGCATCGAGCTAGATGCTTGTTTGGTTGGTGAACCGACTTCACACCAAGTGGTAGGAGATACGGTTAAAAATGGTCGTCGTGGGGCGATTTCTGGGCGTATTCAAGTTAAAGGAAGAGCGGGGCATGTGGCTTATCCAGAACAAACGATTAATGCAGCTCACATCGCAGGCCAGTTGGTTAGTCAACTCGCGCTTTTACCTTGGTGGAAAGATGAAGCGGGATCGCAAACCACGCTGCAAGTTACTGGGATCACAGTTCCAAATATCGTGGATAATTTAGTGCCAGCAGAATGTGAAATCACCTTTAATATTCGTTACAGCCATGCCTATAAGAGCCAAGAAGTTGTGCACTATATCCAAGAGTCGCTGGCTAAATCTGGTGCCATGTTAGCGATCAGTTGGGAGCGGCCTTGTGAGTCGTTTTATACCGGCGCAAAGCAAGAAAACTGTTTCTTAACGCTGGTAGAACAAGCAATCCAAGAAACAACGGGGCAATATCCGAGTTTAAGTACGGCAGGCGGCACCTCCGATGGTCGCTTCTTTGCGACCGGAAAAACACAAGTGATCGAATGCGGGGTAAAGAATGATTCAATTCATCAAGTGAATGAACATCTATCCCTCAGCGACCTGCATGCGATAGAAAAAATATACTTATCTGTTTTAAATAGGTTTTTTAAAAAAGTTGAAAATTTTTAA
- a CDS encoding Hsp20 family protein, with product MRTVDLSPLYRSFIGFDHLASMMDAAARTDKQPSYPPYNIEALGKDKYQITMAVAGFTEQELTLESENNTLTVKGQKQATEEANERKFIHQGIAERGFERKFQLGDHVKVLGADLAHGLLVIDLEREIPEALKPRKIEIGSGNLLENK from the coding sequence ATGCGTACAGTAGATTTATCACCATTATATCGTTCATTTATCGGTTTTGATCATTTAGCTTCTATGATGGATGCTGCTGCGAGAACAGATAAACAACCTAGCTATCCACCATACAACATTGAAGCGCTAGGTAAAGACAAGTATCAAATTACTATGGCTGTTGCAGGGTTTACCGAGCAAGAGCTAACACTGGAATCAGAAAACAATACGTTGACCGTAAAGGGACAAAAGCAAGCGACTGAAGAAGCCAACGAGCGTAAATTTATTCATCAAGGGATCGCCGAACGCGGATTCGAGCGCAAATTCCAACTTGGTGATCATGTCAAAGTATTAGGCGCAGACTTAGCGCACGGCTTACTGGTTATTGACCTCGAGCGTGAGATCCCAGAAGCACTGAAGCCAAGAAAAATAGAAATTGGCTCGGGCAACTTGCTTGAAAACAAGTAA
- a CDS encoding acyltransferase: MLRRAFGAQSFDGFWVYWNPIWSYYLARFVFRPCTAKVGGKLGYWFTFIVSGALHDVIVGLVVGETIFTFTPFFAVLGVFALGFKVTGYRYPSQHFLIASLFNGSIIVFSFYLSSVFSELLVW, encoded by the coding sequence ATGTTACGGCGCGCTTTCGGCGCTCAGTCTTTCGATGGCTTCTGGGTTTATTGGAATCCTATCTGGAGTTATTACTTGGCGCGCTTCGTATTTCGTCCATGTACAGCGAAAGTGGGGGGAAAACTTGGCTATTGGTTTACTTTTATCGTGAGCGGCGCATTGCATGACGTTATTGTTGGATTAGTAGTGGGAGAAACTATTTTTACATTTACCCCATTCTTTGCTGTACTCGGGGTTTTTGCGCTTGGATTTAAAGTGACGGGGTATCGTTATCCGAGTCAGCACTTTCTCATTGCATCTTTGTTTAACGGCTCGATCATTGTATTTAGTTTTTATCTAAGTAGTGTTTTTAGCGAGTTACTTGTATGGTAG